The following are from one region of the Anabas testudineus chromosome 2, fAnaTes1.2, whole genome shotgun sequence genome:
- the adgrg2a gene encoding mucin-3A isoform X3: MLLKSRRRMYGFKGLWRWTHHFPLIIWLSLLPTALGYFLGDTKAVLNGCEDHWTLQDRATVPQLYQMTVCFHIRVVVPGAWVAFSYSSVYAPRPDLGLEGDDGALYGWLLRVRHRFPVRLSPAQWHRVCLRRDVHGNSFSLEVDGKMVAERTAIAPAIPPAGSLWLGCRPRDQTPGANVGAVELYLFRMWADLGEHGRCEDGTVIGWNAEYWGVTSPKARQRDPNLMCDHRRLRREARVYGSITESSGLSAPTASSPVTSTPDTQMNNQTSTLTADDGTPTNSTDLLSTAVPATTGTTHSQPVLVSPVTSDHTVAADAMSPPVTSPLSSDSSPAHQIPSAQVFSSTAPLANQTTPSGSANCDISQLCSNDTAYFWMSISVKDNGGNKTEQDVKDLVSHAFDCSGSSTGVCQGGNQLQVVEVSCGVKSNISNTTCSVLLLLSHAVLPCELQAAGVSALQQSQQIQATIIGAVERVGRTVCENVEPSGGGFVRCTSTQPLNDICQSNKQSTLTCTPIDSNPNPVPQPQPNTCSGETPLFCDCSAFCNSASQFFAMRIDIIKTSVDISYLQHLMSNLWQVAQCTSVSASTCEDYVKILNLYQAVHLECQGTGERLYSCMVIVEMSGLVNECSLSSLLQQLINGDPDITTDIALTRIMVCGPPGLSVSTLLASNLTWASSDLLSSDICSPDPTMFKCEPNQMLAVLLPNNCPLVPPTTNQTTTQRTKTNFTTPAEATPTSVTNNTTPIYTRAESTPVTPQTNASQGSAEPNMTTPLTTFNSTQSSTPQPLLQTSQNTTVIVSDSTIAQYTESDNTSLLTPTKTVLQDATTAQQNTTTHDTASPNSTTVYNVTTTDPFTPSSNEFKLYNVTTATLTSKTTGYNVSTVESFTPSQNDTTVYSVTTTGPLIPSANETKFHNVTTVAPFSNTTDYNVTSTEPLTPYPNVTTVKPFNNTTEYNVSTAEPLTPYPNVTTVYNVTTVTPFNNTTEYNVTTVTPFNNTTEYNVTTVTPFSNTTEYNVSTAEPFTPYTNITTVYNVTTVTPFNNTTEYNVTTVTPFNNTTEYNVTTVTPFNNTTEYNVTSVTPFSNTTEYNVTTVTPFSNTTEYNVSTAEPLTPYTNVTTVYNVTTVTPFNNTTEYNVTTVTPFSNTTEYNVTTVTPFNNTTEYNVTTVTPFSNTTEYNVTTVTPFNNTTEYNVTTVTPFSNTTEYNVTTVTPFSNTTEYNVSTAEPFTVYPNTTTVYNVTTVTPFNNTTEYNVTSTEPFTPYPNLTTVYNATTALGNYTTAYNATTTTNNNTTQEDVTAITESPNNITTTPLAETQQNTTVAYDNTSVSTTALQANETLTTASNMTMDNSTSDTDNATRPTTAPLNNQTVSVTYNCTTTANTTGPTSNTTVTANISPSVNATVSNLTTDLPLTTQQPGVNLTTTAANVSLEHITTTLPSSTTYGPVPTQVSTTAAEVPSTSTTPLQATTGTSTSTTVTSTGTTIGAQEQLANELLTKSQNASRLNSTEVTQLVDQLEKLLDGPSVSQTIGQKTINIISNLMNASPAALLASSNRITHMVDNLGVKVDVSGGTGVLSSSSLVLAVRTVDGSNFPEISVKIYNTDNVQLSAHSRSRFKRSGSAMGSVFLPSSLTSGLHPVQQQQANRVQFTFYSKSSFFQDSTLNNKTLVSPILSSSVSNLSISNLTNNIIFTIQNINPVNDNFTASCAFWDFTLNGGGGGWSSFGCFVVNVTAEETTCSCNHLTSFAILLDLSRAGIIDRQQGQILTFITYIGCGISAIFLAITLLTYLLFEKLMRDIPAKILVQLCISLLFLNLVFLLDGWLALYPAVGLCISTAFFLHYFLLTTFTWAGLEALHMYLSIVQVFTPYFSSYMLKFSLVGWGIPLLVVIIIISVDKNNYGLVTYGKYTDGTSDDFCWLRNDIAFYVGVVAYFLLIFVLCFVVFIVVMVQLSRIKKQNPHNQSPNRGVMTDLRSVAGLVVLLGLTWGFALFAWGPLYLPFVYLFTIFNSLQGFFIFVFHCAVKENVRRQWRTYLCCGKLRLAENSEWSRTATQNNRNTSVTTANTSAPQLTSRSSSVISDATNSSSSVFADSGISDGSNSDVVLNELHRRNLSQRGESI; encoded by the exons ATGCTTTTGAAAAGCAGGAG GAGGATGTATGGATTCAAGGGACTGTGGAGATGGACACATCATTTCCCTCTTATTATCTGGCTTTCACTACTACCGACAG CACTTGGCTATTTTCTGGGGGACACCAAGGCAGTATTAAATGGGTGTGAGGACCACTGGACCCTGCAGGACAGGGCCACCGTGCCACAACTCTATCAGatgactgtgtgtttccacATTCGTGTGGTGGTTCCCGGAGCCTGGGTCGCCTTCTCTTACAGCTCGGTCTATGCCCCCAGGCCAGACCTGGGTCTGGAGGGAGATGACGGCGCACTGTATGGCTGGCTGCTAAGGGTCCGACACAGATTTCCTGTACGGTTGTCCCCAGCACAGTGGCACAGGGTGTGTCTCAGGAGGGACGTGCACGGTAATTCCTTCAGCTTGGAG GTTGATGGGAAAATGGTGGCTGAGAGGACAGCCATCGCTCCGGCCATCCCACCCGCCGGCTCCCTGTGGCTGGGCTGTCGTCCTAGAGACCAGACCCCGGGGGCCAATGTGGGAGCAGTGGAACTTTACTTATTCCGCATGTGGGCAGACCTGGGTGAGCACGGGCGCTGTGAGGACGGCACAGTGATTGGCTGGAACGCTGAGTACTGGGGAGTGACCAGTCCCAAAGCCAGACAGAGAGACCCCAACCTTATGTGTG ACCACAGACGCTTGAGACGTGAGGCTCGCGTTTACGGAAGCATTACTGAGTCTTCAG GGCTTTCAGCTCCAACTGCCTCAAGTCCTGTCACGTCAACACCTGACACTCAAATGAACAACCAGACATCCACGCTCACAG CAGATGACGGGACACCCACTAACTCCACAGACCTGCTTTCCACAGCTGTTCCTGCTACTACAGGGACGACTCACAGCCAACCAGTCCTAGTTTCACCGGTAACCAGTGACCACACAGTTGCAGCAGACGCCATGTCGCCACCTGTAACGTCACCCCTGTCCTCTGACAGCAGCCCAGCCCATCAGATCCCAAGCGCACAGGTTTTTTCAAGTACGGCTCCACTTGCCAACCAAACCACACCTTCAG GTTCTGCAAACTGTGACATAAGCCAACTCTGTTCCAATGACA CTGCGTACTTTTGGATGTCCATTAGCGTGAAAGACAATGGGGGCAATAAGACCGAACAAGATGTGAAAGATCTG GTGTCACATGCATTCGACTGTAGTGGAAGCTCTACAGGTGTCTGTCAGGGTGGAAACCAACTTCAG gTAGTGGAGGTTTCCTGTGGTGTGAAAAGCAACATAAG TAATACAACCTGCAGTGTGCTGTTGCTGCTCAGTCATGCTGTTCTACCTTGTGAACTGCAAGCTGCTGGAGTCTCTGCACTGCAGCAATCACAACAAATACAAGCAACAATCATAGGAGCAGTGGAGAGAGTTG GTCGgactgtgtgtgagaatgtggaGCCCTCCGGTGGCGGGTTTGTGAGGTGCACATCCACACAGCCCCTGAATGATATCTGTCAGTCCAACAAACAGTCTACTCTTACATG CACCCCCATAGACTCCAACCCCAACCCAGTTCCACAACCTCAGCCCAACACCTGCAGCG GAGAAACGCCTCTCTTTTGTGACTGCAGCGCTTTCTGTAATTCTGCAA gTCAGTTTTTTGCCATGAGAATAGATATCATCAAGACCTCTGTTGACATTAGCTACTTACAACATTTG ATGTCAAACCTTTGGCAAGTAGCCCAGTGCACCTCTGTGTCAGC ATCAACCTGTGAAGATTATGTTAAGATTTTAAATCTTTACCAG GCTGTTCACCTGGAATGTCAGGGGACAGGAGAGAG GTTGTACAGCTGCATGGTGATAGTGGAGATGTCTGGACTTGTCAATGAATGCTCCCTGAGCTCACTTCTACAACAACTCATTAATGGCGACCCTGACATAACAACTGATATAGCACTTACACGCATAA TGGTGTGTGGTCCTCCTGGTTTATCTGTCAGTACTCTGTTGGCATCCAATCTGACCTGGGCATCCAGTGacctgctgagctctgacatcTGCTCTCCGGACCCCACCATGTTTAAAtg TGAGCCAAACCAGATGCTCGCTGTTCTTCTGCCTAACAACTGCCCTCTGGTGCCTCCcacaacaaaccaaaccacGACGCAGCGGACCAAAACCAACTTTACTACACCTGCCGAGGCCACACCAACATCTGTGACCAACAACACTACACCAATTTACACAAGAGCTGAAAGTACTCCTGTAACTCCACAGACAAATGCATCACAAGGATCAGCTGAGCCTAACATGACGACTCCACTGACGACGTTCAACAGTACACAGTCCTCAACACCACAACCTCTCCTGCAAACCTCACAAAATACAACTGTGATTGTGTCTGACAGTACAATAGCACAGTACACTGAATCTGATAACACATCACTGCTGACACCCACAAAGACAGTACTTCAAGATGCAACCacagcacaacaaaacacaacaacacatgacACAGCTTCTCCAAACTCCACGACAGTGTACAATGTAACTACAACTGATCCATTTACACCTTcttcaaatgaattcaaactttACAATGTAACTACAGCTACACTGACAAGTAAAACAACAGGTTACAATGTAAGTACAGTTGAATCGTTTACTCCATCTCAGAATGATACAACGGTGTACAGTGTAACTACCACTGGACCACTTATACCTTCGGCAAATGAGACAAAGTTTCACAATGTAACGACAGTTGCACCCTTCAGTAACACAACAGACTACAATGTAACATCCACTGAACCATTGACGCCTTATCCTAATGTAACTACAGTTAAACCCTTCAATAACACAACAGAGTACAATGTAAGTACAGCTGAACCATTGACGCCTTATCCTAATGTAACTACAGTTTACAATGTAACTACGGTTACGCCCTTTAATAACACAACAGAGTACAATGTAACTACGGTTACACCCTTTAATAACACAACAGAGTACAATGTAACTACGGTTACACCCTTCAGTAACACAACAGAGTACAATGTAAGTACAGCTGAACCATTTACGCCTTATACTAATATAACTACAGTTTACAATGTAACTACGGTTACACCTTTCAATAACACAACAGAGTACAATGTAACTACGGTTACACCCTTTAATAACACAACAGAGTACAATGTAACTACGGTTACACCCTTTAATAACACAACAGAGTACAATGTAACTTCAGTTACACCCTTCAGTAACACAACAGAGTACAATGTAACTACGGTTACACCCTTCAGTAACACAACAGAGTACAATGTAAGTACAGCTGAACCATTGACGCCTTATACTAATGTAACTACAGTTTACAATGTAACTACGGTTACGCCCTTTAATAACACAACAGAGTACAACGTAACTACAGTTACACCCTTCAGTAACACAACAGAGTACAATGTAACTACAGTTACACCCTTTAATAACACAACAGAGTACAATGTAACTACAGTTACACCCTTCAGTAACACAACAGAGTACAATGTAACTACAGTTACACCCTTTAATAACACAACAGAGTACAATGTAACTACAGTTACACCCTTCAGTAACACAACAGAGTACAATGTAACTACGGTTACACCCTTCAGTAACACAACAGAGTACAATGTAAGTACAGCTGAACCATTTACGGTTTATCCAAACACAACTACAGTTTACAATGTAACTACGGTTACGCCTTTCAATAACACAACAGAGTACAACGTAACATCAACTGAACCATTTACGCCTTATCCTAATTTAACTACAGTGTACAATGCAACTACAGCTCTCGGGAATTACACAACAGCGTACAATGCAACTACAACCACcaacaataacacaacacaagagGATGTAACAGCTATTACTGAATCTCCAAACAACATAACTACTACACCCTtggcagaaacacaacagaacacaactgTGGCGTACGACAACACATCAGTATCTACCACTGCTTTACAAGCTAATGAAACTCTTACAACTGCATCAAACATGACTATGGACAATAGCACTTCTGATACTGACAATGCCACTAGGCCCACCACAGCGCCACTGAACAACCAGACTGTCAGTGTGACTTACAACTGTACCACAACTGCCAACACCACCGGTCCCACTAGTAATACCACCGTAACTGCAAACATTAGCCCCAGTGTAAACGCAACTGTAAGCAATTTAACGACAGATCTACCCCTAACAACGCAGCAACCAGGAGTCAATTTAACAACTACAGCAGCTAATGTGTCGCTTGAGCATATAACTACAACTTTACCCAGCTCAACAACATATGGTCCAGTTCCAACCCAGGTTAGCACCACTGCTGCTGAGGTGCCGTCAACTTCTACAACACCTCTCCAAGCCACCACCGGCACCAGCACATCTACAACAGTGACAA GTACCGGAACTACTATTGGAGCACAGGAGCAACTGGCAAATGAGCTGCTTACTAAGTCACAAAATGCATCTCGGCTCAACTCCACTGAG GTGACACAGTTGGTGGACCAGTTGGAGAAGCTTCTGGATGGCCCCAGTGTGTCTCAGACAATTGGACAAAAAACCATCAACATCATCAGCAACCTGATGAATGCATCCCCAGCGGCCCTGTTAGCGTCGTCCAACAG GATCACTCACATGGTGGACAATTTGGGTGTTAAGGTGGATGTCAGTGGTGGCACAGGAGTCCTCTCTTCGAGCTCTCTGGTTCTGGCCGTGAGGACAGTGGATGGGTCCAATTTCCCAGAGATATCTGTCAAAATCTACAACACTGACAATGTCCAG CTCAGTGCCCACAGCAGGTCCCGTTTCAAGCGGTCCGGATCAGCCATGGGATCTGTTTTCTTGCCATCCTCCCTAACTTCCGGTCTACATCCTGTACAACAACAGCAGGCCAACAGGGTCCAGTTCACGTTCTACTCCAAATCCTCTTTCTTTCAG GATTcaacattaaataacaaaaccCTTGTGAGTCCAATCCTGAGCTCCAGCGTTTCCAATTTGTCAATAAGCAACTTAACGAATAATATTATCTTTACCATCCAAAACATCAACCCTGTAAAT GACAACTTCACAGCCTCCTGTGCATTTTGGGACTTCACTCTGAATG ggggtggaggaggctggagcTCTTTTGGCTGCtttgttgtaaatgtgacaGCAGAAGAAACCACCTGCAGCTGCAACCATCTCACTTCATTTGCGATACTGCTG GATTTGTCCAGAGCAGGAATAATTGATCGTCAGCAGGGGCAGATTCTTACTTTCATTACCTACATCGGCTGTGGAATCTCTGCCATTTTTCTTGCTATCACCTTACTGACATACCTGTTATTTGA AAAACTGATGAGGGATATTCCAGCTAAGATCCTAGTCCAGCTCTgcatctccctcctcttcctcaacCTGGTTTTCTTACTGGACGGCTGGCTGGCACTCTATCCAGCAGTGGGGCTGTGTATCAGTACTGCATTCTTTCTGCACTACTTCCTGCTGACGACATTCACCTGGGCAGGACTGGAGGCCCTACACATGTACCTGAGTATCGTCCAGGTTTTCACTCCATACTTTAGCAGCTATATGCTCAAGTTCTCGCTTGTAGGCTGGG GTATTCCTCTTCTGGTGGTGATCATCATCATATCGGTGGATAAGAACAACTATGGTCTTGTCACATATGGAAAATACACAGATGGTACTTCAGATGACTT CTGTTGGCTGCGTAATGACATTGCCTTCTATGTGGGCGTGGTGGCCtacttcctcctcatctttgtTCTGTGCTTCGTGGTCTTCATCGTTGTGATGGTGCAGCTGTCTCGGATCAAGAAGCAGAACCCCCACAACCAGTCTCCAAACAGGGGAGTGATGACTGACCTTCGCAGCGTTGCTGGCCTTGTTGTCCTGCTCGGCCTCACCTGGGGGTTCGCTCTGTTTGCCTGGGGACCCCTCTACTTAccttttgtttatctttttactATATTCAACTCGTTGCAAG gcttcttcatttttgttttccactgcGCTGTGAAGGAAAATGTTCGCAGGCAGTGGAGAACCTATCTTTGTTGTGGGAAACTGCGATTGGCTGAAAACTCAG AATGGAGTCGGACAGCCACCCAGAACAACAGGAACACCTCAGTCACCACAGCAAACACCTCAGCTCCCCAGCTCACCTCTCGAAGCTCCTCAGTCATCAGCGATGCCACCAACAGCAGTA GCTCTGTGTTTGCCGACAGCGGAATATCCGATGGCTCCAACAGTGATGTTGTCCTCAATGAGCTCCACAGACGAAATCTGTCACAGCGAGGCGAGTCTATTTGA